ACATCGATTACGTTGATGACACTGGCTTTACCGCCGACGGCGAATTTCGCGATGGCGTACTCTATCACGGCGGCATGATTCTGTACCGCGAAGAGAACAAGTAACCGCGCGATCGCAGAAGTCACAGCACTACATGGTGATTCAGACCCACAACTATAAAACAACTATGAATTATGAGATACACTCTCATGAAGATTAACGAAAACACACGGAAAGTCGTGCTGATCGCTGACGCAAGCAGCGGCATCGGTGAAGCCACATCTCACTAAACAGCTCAACAAGGAATGAAACAGATGAACATGAATACACCCGATTTCGCACAACTCGCGCAGCGGCTACAGGTGCTGGAGGACAAAGAGGCGATCCGCAGCACACTCATTCGCGGCTGGCGTGCGCTCGACTTCAAAGACTGGGACGGCTGGATCGCACACTGGGCTGAGGACGCGGAATTCGAGTTTGGTCCGTGGGGCGTCCTCAAGGGCCGGCAGGCGATCCGCAAAAAGGTTGTGGCAGCAGAGACACCCTACGCGGCGATGGAACACCAACTGCTTAACATGGACTTTGAGGTCTCCGGCGACCAAGCTACCGGTATCGGATTCATGTGGTTTATCGGAATTGCCGATAGCCAAAAGCCCGATGAGCTCATTTCGATGGGCGGACCATACGACTGGGAGTTTGTGCGCGAAGCAGAAGGCTGGAAGATACGACGAATTAAGCTCGGTGTCTGGTGGTCGCAGGGAGAAGACTCGATTAGCGCCTTTAAATGAAGTGTGCCTTTGCGATCGAGCAGCCTGCCGATGTGGATGTGAATGAAATCATCGTTCGATCGATTGGACAGAGTGGTTAAACATCAATCTGACGTGAGAAAAATCATTTGGTTATCCCACTGCTAGCCTTTGCCAACCCTCAGCAACGCCCGCAATACATTAGTTTTTATCATTGAACCCAAAATAGGAAAGCATCATGCAAAATACTCCCGACTACTTTGACCGCTATTCGACCCTGCATTTAAGCCGCAGTCCATCTGGTGTGTTAACGCTGCAATTTCACACCAACGGTGGAGCCGCTGCGTTCAGTGGTCCGATGCAGATCGAGTTCCCGCAAGCGCTCTATGAAATTGGCGAAGACCGGAATAACCGCGTGCTAATTCTCACTGGCACTGGCGATCGCTTCATGACTGATATCGATCGTACAAGCCTCGGTGATCTCACCAAGCCAGCAGTTTGGGATGAAATCTTCTCGCGGGGACGCATTACGATGCAGCGCTTGGTAGACCTGGAAATGCCCATTATTACAGCAGCAAATGGTCCAGCTAGTATCCACAGCGAATGGGTAATGATGGGGGATATTGCCATTGTGTCTGATACAACCGTATTCTCAGACTACTCGCATCCCAAGTTCGGTACAGTGCCCGGTGATGGTGTGGCGCTAATCTGGGAAGAAGTGCTAGGTCTCAATCGGGCACGCCATCTCACGCTCACAGGCGGCTCGTTTACTGCACAAGAAGCTAAAGAATGGGGTGTCGTCGCCGAGGTTGTCCCGCTCGATCAAGTCTTGCCCCGCGCTCAAGCGATCGCGGAATCGCTCTCGAAAAAGCCGCAGATGCTAACCCGATTTATGTCTGTAACGCTCCGTCAACGCCTCAGCAGGCGGGTTGCGGAGGGCGTTCAGCTTGGCATGGCGCTCGAAGGCTTGGCAGCTTCTGACAAAGCCTATCAATCAACTCACTAGCTACCCCTCAGCACTTTGAAATCTCAGGAGAATTATTTATGAAAACTCGAACACTTGGAACTCAAGGCTTGACCGTCTCAGCACTTGGTCTTGGCTGCATGGGCATGAGCTATGCCTATGGCAGCGCTGATGAACAGGAGTCAATCGCTGTCATTCATCGCGCTATTGAACTCGGCATCACTTTGCTTGATACCGCTGAGGCCTATGGCCCGTTCACCAACGAGCAGTTAATTGGTCGTGCCCTACAAGGCAAACGCGATCGAGTTGTGATCGCTACCAAATTTGGTCATGCCATCTCCGGTGATGTGCGGCAAGGACTCAACAGTAGACCTGAACACGTTCGCGAAGTTTGTGATGCGTCGCTGAAGCGGTTAGGCACTGATTACATTGATTTGTTCTACCAGCATCGAGTCGATCCAGCCGTGCCGATCGAGGAGACCGTGGGCGCAATGGCTGAACTAGTTCAGCAAGGCAAAGTCCGCTATTTGGGACTCTCGGAGGCGAGTCCGAACACTATCCGCCGTGCTCATGCGGTGCATCCGATCAGTGCCCTTCAGAGCGAATACTCACTCTGGGAACGGGGAGCCGAAGCCCAAGTCTTACCTACAGTTCGGGAGCTTGGCATCGGGTTTGTTCCCTACAGCCCCATTGGACGAGGCTTTTTGACAGGTCAGATCGAGCGCGTTGAAGACTTTGCTGAGGACGACTACCGTCGCACCGATCCCCGCTTTCAAGGCGAAAACTTCAATCAAAACCTGAAGCTGGTCGATCGCGTTAAACAGATTGCTCAGGAAAAGAACGCAACACCTAGTCAGATCGCCCTAGCCTGGTTGCTACATCAAGGAGATGACATTGTGCCGATTCCAGGAACCAAGCGCAGAGCCTACCTGGAAGAGAACGCGGCGGCGGCTGAGATTGAGTTGAGCCATGAGGTACTCGATAGGCTCAGTCAAGCGGCACCTGTCGGCGCAGCATCGGGCGATCGCTACAACCAGAAAATGATGAGTATGCTCGATCGATCGTAGGTTAAGCGTCATCGTGGTCGCCATTCGTCACTCCTTTTCTTGAATTTAGTACTAACCCTTGTGTTTTCCTACCTGGTTTGGATCATGGCGATCGCTGCTGACGGCAGATGATGTCTGCGATCGATGCTAGCTTAAAACTTTTAAAAGTTTAAAAGTTTTAAAGGTGTAATGATGCGTCATTTAATTTGAGTTTCAATCGGGTCGATCGCTATTCTAGGAACGATCTACAGCTTATGCTACGAAAGCAACTGTTCGGGCGCAGGTCGTGTCAATTTTCGATCGAGCCACACTGAATCAACAACAATCGCTAGATCGATCTCCAGAGATCGCTAAGTTCACTCAGGTAACTCAATTCCATGCAGCAAACTTATCGGATACCGAGACAATTGAACAGCGCAACAAACAAATCGTCCAGCAATATTTCGACAATTGGCGCAACAAAACTGGCAGTGTCTTTGACCTACTCACTCCTGATGCAACCTGGACAGTGTCTGGAACGGGTGCAGGTGTAGGTACTTTTCGTAAGCAGGAACTGCTCGATCAAGTCGTCGCAATGCTTAAAGAATCGAAATTTCTGGCAGTATATTTCTTTAAGTCCAATCAAATGCTTTAATAAGATCTTAATTGCTTTAATAAGATGGTGGCATTATGAACCGTAATTTTTCGTCGACGCGCGTTACAATGGCCGCGCTGGGCTTGGGAATCTCGCTGTGGTCAGTGGCTTGCGCCGATTTTCGGTCGACAGGGGCGCAAGTTCCGAACGAGGTCGTGGGAACGTGGCGTCCGGTTTCGGCGACGTTGGAGAAGAATGGCGAGAGGTCGTACCCCTACGGGACCGAGCCACATGGCATGCTCACATTCACGCGCGATCTGCACTTCGTGGAGCTCCTGAACGATCCGCGCGTTCCGCGCTTTGAATCGAACGAGCGCAGCGATGGCACGGACCAGGAGAACGCCGCGGCGATGGCGGGCGCGTTCGCCATCTATGGC
This DNA window, taken from Pleurocapsa sp. FMAR1, encodes the following:
- a CDS encoding nuclear transport factor 2 family protein yields the protein MKQMNMNTPDFAQLAQRLQVLEDKEAIRSTLIRGWRALDFKDWDGWIAHWAEDAEFEFGPWGVLKGRQAIRKKVVAAETPYAAMEHQLLNMDFEVSGDQATGIGFMWFIGIADSQKPDELISMGGPYDWEFVREAEGWKIRRIKLGVWWSQGEDSISAFK
- a CDS encoding enoyl-CoA hydratase/isomerase family protein; this translates as MQNTPDYFDRYSTLHLSRSPSGVLTLQFHTNGGAAAFSGPMQIEFPQALYEIGEDRNNRVLILTGTGDRFMTDIDRTSLGDLTKPAVWDEIFSRGRITMQRLVDLEMPIITAANGPASIHSEWVMMGDIAIVSDTTVFSDYSHPKFGTVPGDGVALIWEEVLGLNRARHLTLTGGSFTAQEAKEWGVVAEVVPLDQVLPRAQAIAESLSKKPQMLTRFMSVTLRQRLSRRVAEGVQLGMALEGLAASDKAYQSTH
- a CDS encoding aldo/keto reductase; protein product: MKTRTLGTQGLTVSALGLGCMGMSYAYGSADEQESIAVIHRAIELGITLLDTAEAYGPFTNEQLIGRALQGKRDRVVIATKFGHAISGDVRQGLNSRPEHVREVCDASLKRLGTDYIDLFYQHRVDPAVPIEETVGAMAELVQQGKVRYLGLSEASPNTIRRAHAVHPISALQSEYSLWERGAEAQVLPTVRELGIGFVPYSPIGRGFLTGQIERVEDFAEDDYRRTDPRFQGENFNQNLKLVDRVKQIAQEKNATPSQIALAWLLHQGDDIVPIPGTKRRAYLEENAAAAEIELSHEVLDRLSQAAPVGAASGDRYNQKMMSMLDRS
- a CDS encoding nuclear transport factor 2-like protein; its protein translation is MSIFDRATLNQQQSLDRSPEIAKFTQVTQFHAANLSDTETIEQRNKQIVQQYFDNWRNKTGSVFDLLTPDATWTVSGTGAGVGTFRKQELLDQVVAMLKESKFLAVYFFKSNQML
- a CDS encoding lipocalin-like domain-containing protein, producing MNRNFSSTRVTMAALGLGISLWSVACADFRSTGAQVPNEVVGTWRPVSATLEKNGERSYPYGTEPHGMLTFTRDLHFVELLNDPRVPRFESNERSDGTDQENAAAMAGAFAIYGRYTVDANGNFSGNTVEGSNFPNVIGDVRTTKELTLDVQGNRMIENFQRPGGAKVTIVWERIGR